In Mariluticola halotolerans, one DNA window encodes the following:
- the phnG gene encoding phosphonate C-P lyase system protein PhnG — protein sequence MTPETSSDSEITARQSAMKVLALADENALEMAYNNFKNRPNWQFTRKPETGLIMARGRMGGGGAPFNIGEVSVTRATVTLASGETGHAYCHGRNQRKAAIAAFFDAAWQNPALRPRVESEIIAPLTQHIKADDSRKSRETAATKVDFFTLVRGDN from the coding sequence ATGACGCCCGAAACATCATCTGACAGCGAAATCACCGCGCGTCAGAGCGCTATGAAAGTGCTCGCTTTGGCCGATGAGAACGCTCTGGAAATGGCCTATAACAACTTCAAAAACCGGCCCAACTGGCAGTTCACCCGCAAGCCCGAAACCGGCCTGATCATGGCACGTGGCCGCATGGGTGGTGGCGGCGCGCCCTTCAATATCGGTGAAGTTTCTGTCACCCGCGCCACTGTTACCCTTGCCAGCGGCGAGACCGGGCACGCCTATTGTCATGGCCGCAACCAGCGCAAGGCCGCCATCGCTGCCTTCTTTGATGCAGCCTGGCAAAATCCGGCGCTAAGACCGCGCGTAGAATCCGAAATCATCGCCCCGCTGACTCAACACATCAAGGCGGATGACAGCCGAAAATCGCGCGAAACTGCCGCCACCAAGGTGGACTTTTTCACTCTGGTCCGGGGAGACAATTAA